A genome region from Monomorium pharaonis isolate MP-MQ-018 unplaced genomic scaffold, ASM1337386v2 scaffold_143, whole genome shotgun sequence includes the following:
- the LOC118648050 gene encoding transmembrane emp24 domain-containing protein eca-like produces MQNMLKHASIFSVFLCILHFGAGLYFHIGETERKCFIEEIPDDTTVLVNYKVELYDPRSGGFMPSSPGIGMHVEIKDPDDKPILSRVYSSEGRISFTSHTPGEHVICLYSNSTAWFSGTQLRVHLDIQVGEHAIDYANVAQKEKLSELQLRIRQLLDQVGQITKEQNYQRYREERFRQTSESTHRRVFWWSLTQTIVVLIMGAWQMKHLKSFFEAKKLV; encoded by the exons AtgcaaaatatgttaaaacacGCAAGTATCTTTTCTGTCTTTCTGTGTATTCTCCACTTTGGAGCTGGTCTATATTTTCATATCGGTGAAACTGAGCGAAAATGCTTCATTGAAGAGATTCCCGATGACACTACGGTTTTAg TCAATTACAAAGTGGAACTTTATGATCCAAGAAGTGGAGGTTTTATGCCAAGTAGTCCTGGCATTGGTATGCATGTTGAAATAAAGGATCCTGATGACAAACCTATTCTCTCTCGAGTTTATAGTTCTGAAGGTCGAATTTCCTTTACCTCGCATACTCCAGGAGAACATGTAATCTGCTTGTATTCTAATAGTACAGCCTGGTTCAGCGGTACTCAATTG agaGTACATTTGGATATTCAAGTAGGGGAACATGCGATTGATTATGCCAATGTAGcacagaaagaaaaattatcagaGCTTCAACTTAGAATACGTCAGCTCTTAGATCAAGTTGGACAAATAACAAAGGAGCAAAATTATCAGAgg tatcGAGAAGAGCGCTTTAGACAAACATCTGAAAGTACTCATCGCCGAGTGTTCTGGTGGTCTCTCACTCAGACGATAGTTGTTTTAATAATGGGTGCATGGCAAATGAAACATCTTAAGAGTTTCTTTGAGGCAAAGAAATTGGTTTAA